One window of the Trifolium pratense cultivar HEN17-A07 linkage group LG2, ARS_RC_1.1, whole genome shotgun sequence genome contains the following:
- the LOC123909484 gene encoding uncharacterized protein At5g41620-like: MKSREVKAEKKAKLGQKLRREVLVVGKSSSKPPSTPLPSSSSFTLRISSPNNNNNNNNNNKQCSNNSNSSVIIHQDHHRYQTLPTVSVRKLAAALWEFNHYFPLFQMHRPVAADSRLRRRHYNDKAHDISNFLADASPSSPDQPASASSLRRHVAASLMQHHRAIERNNHALQPLSPASYGSSMEMTPYNPAATPNSSLDFKGRIGEPHYSLKTSTELLKVLNRIWSLEEQHASNISLIKTLKTELDHTRIRVKELLRDRQADRHEVDDLMKQIAEDKLVRKSKEQERLLAAVQSVREELGDERKLRKRSESIHRKLARELSEMKSSLTSALKDLEQERTRRKLLENLCDKFARGINEYEQEVHALKQKSEKDWVQRADQDRLVLHISESWLDERMQMQLEAAQNGFTDKNSIVDKLSLEIETFIKAKQNSRNTENPVVRERRNSLESVPLNDIVSAPQAVGDDDDDDSAGSDSHCFELNKPSNMGSKVHEEEIVDKNLDGTLKSKVKKKKPVPREGFKNHIPSSLQVKFGEQMAWALSSNSNKKSQSFDAAEGVTTDTKLVEGTIISEEPEHFETSENGGFERKNNSNELHSTSKNHIIDNLIRGQLLASEGGNIHAEHNNYGEASCSNAGWRNQASPVRQWTATLDISEPSKVNSGSKDNTLKAKLLEARSKGQRSRLKGFKGSF, translated from the exons atgaaaaGTAGGGAAGTGAAAGCGGAAAAGAAGGCAAAATTGGGACAAAAGTTAAGGAGAGAGGTTTTGGTGGTAGGGAAAAGTAGTAGTAAGCCCCCTTCTACCCCATTaccctcttcttcttctttcacacTTCGGATTTCAAgtcctaataataataataataataataataacaacaaacaGTGTAGTAATAATAGTAATAGTTCCGTTATTATTCACCAGGACCACCACCGTTACCAAACACTACCCACCGTCTCTGTTAGGAAGCTTGCGGCGGCTCTTTGGGAATTTAACCATTACTTTCCACTTTTTCAAATGCATCGTCCTGTTGCCGCTGATTCTAGACTTCGCCGCCGCCATTATAACGACAAAGCTCATGATATTTCTAATTTCTTAGCTGATGCTTCTCCTAGTTCCCCTGATCAG CCAGCTAGCGCAAGCAGTTTGAGGAGGCACGTTGCAGCATCACTAATGCAACATCATCGGGCAATTGAGAGAAACAACCATGCATTACAACCCTTGTCTCCTGCAAGTTATGGTAGTTCCATGGAG ATGACACCATATAATCCTGCAGCCACTCCTAATAGTTCCTTGGACTTCAAGGGAAGGATTGGTGAGCCACATTATAGTCTCAAAACATCTACAGAACTGTTAAAAGTGTTAAACAGAATATGGAGCTTGGAAGAACAGCACGCTTCTAACATATCATtgataaaaacattaaaaacagaGCTAGATCACACACGTATCAGGGTCAAAGAATTGCTTCGAGACCGACAGGCGGATCGACATGAGGTTGATGACCTGATGAAGCAAATTGCAGAGGATAAATTGGTCAGGAAGAGCAAAGAACAGGAACGACTACTCGCTGCTGTTCAATCTGTGCGTGAAGAACTTGGCGACGAGAGGAAATTAAGAAAACGGTCAGAGAGCATACATAGGAAACTAGCTCGGGAGCTTTCTGAGATGAAGTCTTCTCTTACTAGTGCTCTAAAAGACTTGGAGCAAGAGAGAACAAGAAGGAAATTATTAGAGAACCTCTGTGACAAATTTGCTAGGGGAATAAATGAATACGAGCAGGAGGTGCATGCGCTGAAACAAAAGTCCGAGAAGGATTGGGTTCAGAGAGCTGATCAAGATCGTTTAGTACTCCACATATCTGAATCATGGCTGGATGAACGTATGCAAATGCAACTGGAAGCAGCTCAGAATGGTTTTACGGATAAGAATTCCATTGTTGATAAACTAAGCCTTGAAATAGAGACTTTTATTAAAGCTAAACAAAATAGTAGGAATACGGAAAATCCAGTGGTAAGGGAACGCCGGAACTCATTGGAATCTGTACCACTGAATGACATTGTTAGTGCACCACAAGCTGTGGGTGATGACGACGACGATGATTCTGCAGGCAGTGATTCACATTGTTTTGAGTTGAACAAGCCAAGCAACATGGGATCTAAAGTACACGAAGAAGAGATTGTGGACAAAAATCTTGACGGGACATTGAAATCCAAGGTCAAGAAGAAAAAACCAGTACCGCGAGAAGGGTTTAAAAATCATATCCCGTCTAGCTTGCAAGTGAAGTTTGGAGAACAAATGGCTTGGGCCTTGTCATCTAATTCAAATAAGAAGTCCCAGTCATTTGACGCAGCGGAGGGGGTGACCACAGATACAAAGCTAGTCGAAGGAACTATAATATCTGAAGagcctgaacactttgaaactAGCGAAAATGGTGGctttgaaagaaaaaacaactcAAATGAATTGCACAGCACCAGTAAAAACCACATTATTGATAATCTCATAAGAGGTCAACTTTTGGCATCAGAGGGTGGTAACATACACGCTGAACATAATAATTATGGTGAGGCATCCTGCAGCAATGCTGGATGGAGGAATCAGGCCAGCCCTGTGAGGCAGTGGACGGCGACTCTTGATATATCCGAGCCATCCAAAGTGAATTCAGGATCAAAGGACAATACTTTGAAAGCAAAGCTTCTTGAAGCAAGATCAAAGGGGCAGCGATCACGTTTGAAGGGCTTTAAAGGGTCCTTTTAG